The genomic DNA GAACCCAAGGACCAGCGCGAAGGCGGCCAGCCCGACATAGGCATGAACGCCGAAGATATTGTCGCCGCCGTCGTCCGGATTCATGAACTGGCTGCTGGCAAGCTGCACGATGATCGCCGTGGCCAGTAACGCATGCAGAATGCGGGTCGCGATCGCATGGCGCGGTGCGTCCGCGACCTGATTGGCTTGATGATAGGTGGTTGAATCTGACATGAACGGTCCTCAAGCGGCGTAGATCCGACCCCGTGTCCGATCTCTTTAACCCGATAGAGCACTGCGAGAATGCGTGGTTCTTTCAGCAACATGTCAAAATTGTAATGTCCGGCATAAACGCATCATGCAAAGGCTTCATGGGCACACAGCCGACCTCTATCCGCGATTGACGCATCCCCCCGCTGCACGGATCGGTTCAACTGGCGGAGGCGCGACGCGGCCATATGACGTTCAGGACTTGTTTACCGATTCGCGCCATGAAATTGTGCAGGCTCAGGCACAAGACAAACGGGTGAACGATGCAGGCCGACACGCTGCTGCGCGATGTTTTCGGATTCGACGGCTTCAGGCCCGGTCAGGAAGAGATCGTGGATGCGGTCGTGGCGGGGCAGAATACGCTGGCGATCATGCCGACGGGCGGTGGCAAGTCATTGTGCTTTCAACTGCCTGCTCTGGTGCGGCCCGGCGTGACGGTCGTGATTTCCCCGTTGATTGCCCTGATGCGCGACCAGGTGCGCGGCCTGAAAGAGGCCGGGGTTGCGGCGGGGGCGCTGACATCCGGCAATACCGAGGAAGAGACGGAGGCGGTCTGGGCACAGCTGGCCGCCGGGACGCTGAAGCTGCTCTATATGGCGCCCGAGCGACTGGCGTCTTTCGGCACGCAGCGGATGCTGCGCGAGGCGAATGTCACGATGATCGCCGTGGACGAGGCCCATTGCGTCAGCCAGTGGGGGCATGATTTCCGCCCGGACTATCTGCGGATCGGCGAGTTGCGAGAGATGCTGGATGTCCCGCTGGCGGCCTTTACCGCCACCGCGGACGCAGAGACGCAGGTCGAGATCATTCAGAAACTGTTCGCGGGCCAGCAACCCGCGACATTCCTGCGGGGCTTCGACCGGCCCAACATCCACCTTGCCTTTGCGGTGAAGGACAATCCGCGGACGCAAGTTCTGGCGTTCGCCGCGGCCCGCAAGGGACAGTCGGGGATCGTCTATTGCGGGACGCGCGCCAAGACCGAGACGTTGAGCCAGGCGCTGGGGCAGGCGGGGCATTCGGCCTGTCACTACCACGGTGGCATGGACGCCGAGTCGCGGCGCGATGTGGAACGGCGGTTCCAGCAGGAGGACGGTCTGATCGTCACCGCAACGGTCGCCTTTGGCATGGGCATCGACAAGCCGGACATCCGCTGGGTCGCCCACGCGGACCTGCCCAAGTCGATCGAGGGTTATTATCAGGAAATCGGCCGCGCGGGCCGCGACGGCGAACCGGCCGAGACGCTGACGCTTTATGGTCCCGAGGACATCCGGTACCGGCGTCAGCAGATCGACGAGGGGCTGGCCCCGCCCGAGCGCCGTGCCGCCGATCATGGCCGTCTGAATGCCCTGCTGGGTCTGGCAGAGGCGCTGGAGTGCCGCCGCCTGAACCTGCTGCGCTATTTCGGCGAGGACCCGACGCCCTGTGGCAATTGTGACCTTTGCGACAAGCCCGCCGAGACCTTCGACGCCACGACGCCCGTTCGCATGGCCCTGTCTGCCGCGCTGCGGACGGAAGAATGGTTCGGTGCGGGCCACCTGATCGACATCGTGATGGGCGCCGATACCGCCAAGATCCGAGAGCGGGGCCACAGCAGCTTGCCGACCTATGGTGTGGGCAAGGAATGGGACAAGCGCCAATGGCAGGCCATCTTTCGCCAGATGATGGGCCGCGACCTGTTCCGGCCCGATCCCGAACGCCACGGCGCGCTGCGTATGACGGACGCGGCGCGCCCCATCCTGCGGGGCGAGGAATCGATCACCCTGCGCAAGGACACGATCACCAACGCGAAATTCAGCCCCGCGGTGCGCCAGATGGTCAGCGAGGAGGACGCACCGTTGCTGTCTGCACTCAAAGCCAAGCGTCGCGCTCTGGCGGAGCAGGCGGGCGG from Loktanella sp. M215 includes the following:
- the recQ gene encoding DNA helicase RecQ yields the protein MQADTLLRDVFGFDGFRPGQEEIVDAVVAGQNTLAIMPTGGGKSLCFQLPALVRPGVTVVISPLIALMRDQVRGLKEAGVAAGALTSGNTEEETEAVWAQLAAGTLKLLYMAPERLASFGTQRMLREANVTMIAVDEAHCVSQWGHDFRPDYLRIGELREMLDVPLAAFTATADAETQVEIIQKLFAGQQPATFLRGFDRPNIHLAFAVKDNPRTQVLAFAAARKGQSGIVYCGTRAKTETLSQALGQAGHSACHYHGGMDAESRRDVERRFQQEDGLIVTATVAFGMGIDKPDIRWVAHADLPKSIEGYYQEIGRAGRDGEPAETLTLYGPEDIRYRRQQIDEGLAPPERRAADHGRLNALLGLAEALECRRLNLLRYFGEDPTPCGNCDLCDKPAETFDATTPVRMALSAALRTEEWFGAGHLIDIVMGADTAKIRERGHSSLPTYGVGKEWDKRQWQAIFRQMMGRDLFRPDPERHGALRMTDAARPILRGEESITLRKDTITNAKFSPAVRQMVSEEDAPLLSALKAKRRALAEQAGGPAYIIFNDKTLIEMAERKPATLDQMARIGGVGAKKLDSYGRAFLEVIAGAVEEVHPARMKLAGRTEGAVYDRLLAAQADLARGPDGLDKPMSCSASQLAKVAQLRQPDVGAVARVIGDRHAERFGHAFLAVLSDP